The following coding sequences are from one Ctenopharyngodon idella isolate HZGC_01 chromosome 17, HZGC01, whole genome shotgun sequence window:
- the si:ch1073-416d2.4 gene encoding coiled-coil domain-containing protein 42 homolog isoform X1 → MDSASLPALKTDADLKLKVENRKKNVFVTQLEEHSALSVNVVFDREQKDEHIKHIPVITQGSSGLLETGVNTLQSTLVLKKRVEVDELNAQLMDKRQQVHDCMKILRERRAQLQQRQTETKHRAAKFEKFVEENEVKRRRALKKFQMEKQQNELKEKEKTELSTQLQDLQARRLYLKERVNKYKIFEEFLMKTLDLLPDNYLGYRTDLVMPIIRRYETLSISRQDLLQQLNSLTDEMKTSQNQLEALKHQHNTYKLMTNQELSERQTQLDQMNEKNKQLEMTLQMHMAQSRDQVEEAGNILIAVRNLGEQCYLSHYGPLDSMETVTMMDMIKEFIVEKADLERRATRLTDSSAATAKKNPSGRIQLKSRSSRSTARKTPQ, encoded by the exons ATGGATTCCGCGTCTCTACCTGCtctgaaaacagacgcagatCTAAAGCTGAAAGtagaaaacagaaagaaaaatgtgtttgtaaCGCAGTTAGAGGAGCACAG CGCTTTGTCtgttaatgttgtttttgacaGAGAGCAGAAGGATGAGCATATAAAGCACATCCCTGTAATAACACAG GGCTCCAGCGGGCTCCTCGAGACGGGTGTGAACACGCTGCAGTCCACACTGGTCCTGAAGAAGCGCGTGGAGGTGGACGAGCTGAATGCACAGCTGATGGACAAACGGCAGCAGGTTCACGACTGCATGAAGATCCTGCGGGAGAGACGAGCTCAGCTACAGCAGAGACAGACGGAG ACAAAACACAGGGCAGCAAAATTTGAGAAATTTGTGGAGGAGAACGAGGTGAAACGTCGCCGTGCGCTGAAGAAATTCCAGATGGAGAAACAGCAGAATGAACTGAAGGAAAAGGAGAAAACTGAACTGTCCACACAACTCCAGGACTTACAGGCAAG GCGACTGTATTTAAAAGAGCGAGTGAACAAGTACAAGATATTCGAGGAGTTTCTGATGAAGACTCTTGATTTACTTCCAGACA ACTATCTAGGGTACAGGACGGACCTGGTGATGCCGATCATCAGACGCTATGAGACGCTGAGCATCAGCCGACAGGATCTTCTGCAGCAGTTAAACAGCCTGACGGACGAGATGAAGACGAGCCAGAACCAGCTGGAAGCCCTCAAACACCAGCACAACACGTATAAACTG ATGACCAACCAGGAGCTGTCCGAACGACAGACACAGCTGGATCAGATGAATGAGAAGAACAAGCAGCTGGAAATGACGCTTCAGATGCACATGGCCCAGTCCAGAGACCAG GTGGAAGAAGCGGGGAACATCCTGATAGCCGTGAGAAACCTTGGAGAGCAGTGTTACCTAAGCCACTACGGCCCTCTGGACAGCATGGAGACGGTCACCATGATGGACATGATAAAG GAGTTCATCGTGGAGAAAGCAGACCTGGAGAGAAGAGCCACGAgactcacagacagcagcgctgCCACAGCCAAGAAAAACCCTTCCGGAAGAATCCAGCTGAAGAGCCGCAGCAGCAGATCCACTGCCAGGAAGACGCCGCAGTAG
- the si:ch1073-416d2.4 gene encoding coiled-coil domain-containing protein 42 homolog isoform X2 produces the protein MDSASLPALKTDADLKLKVENRKKNVFVTQLEEHREQKDEHIKHIPVITQGSSGLLETGVNTLQSTLVLKKRVEVDELNAQLMDKRQQVHDCMKILRERRAQLQQRQTETKHRAAKFEKFVEENEVKRRRALKKFQMEKQQNELKEKEKTELSTQLQDLQARRLYLKERVNKYKIFEEFLMKTLDLLPDNYLGYRTDLVMPIIRRYETLSISRQDLLQQLNSLTDEMKTSQNQLEALKHQHNTYKLMTNQELSERQTQLDQMNEKNKQLEMTLQMHMAQSRDQVEEAGNILIAVRNLGEQCYLSHYGPLDSMETVTMMDMIKEFIVEKADLERRATRLTDSSAATAKKNPSGRIQLKSRSSRSTARKTPQ, from the exons ATGGATTCCGCGTCTCTACCTGCtctgaaaacagacgcagatCTAAAGCTGAAAGtagaaaacagaaagaaaaatgtgtttgtaaCGCAGTTAGAGGAGCACAG AGAGCAGAAGGATGAGCATATAAAGCACATCCCTGTAATAACACAG GGCTCCAGCGGGCTCCTCGAGACGGGTGTGAACACGCTGCAGTCCACACTGGTCCTGAAGAAGCGCGTGGAGGTGGACGAGCTGAATGCACAGCTGATGGACAAACGGCAGCAGGTTCACGACTGCATGAAGATCCTGCGGGAGAGACGAGCTCAGCTACAGCAGAGACAGACGGAG ACAAAACACAGGGCAGCAAAATTTGAGAAATTTGTGGAGGAGAACGAGGTGAAACGTCGCCGTGCGCTGAAGAAATTCCAGATGGAGAAACAGCAGAATGAACTGAAGGAAAAGGAGAAAACTGAACTGTCCACACAACTCCAGGACTTACAGGCAAG GCGACTGTATTTAAAAGAGCGAGTGAACAAGTACAAGATATTCGAGGAGTTTCTGATGAAGACTCTTGATTTACTTCCAGACA ACTATCTAGGGTACAGGACGGACCTGGTGATGCCGATCATCAGACGCTATGAGACGCTGAGCATCAGCCGACAGGATCTTCTGCAGCAGTTAAACAGCCTGACGGACGAGATGAAGACGAGCCAGAACCAGCTGGAAGCCCTCAAACACCAGCACAACACGTATAAACTG ATGACCAACCAGGAGCTGTCCGAACGACAGACACAGCTGGATCAGATGAATGAGAAGAACAAGCAGCTGGAAATGACGCTTCAGATGCACATGGCCCAGTCCAGAGACCAG GTGGAAGAAGCGGGGAACATCCTGATAGCCGTGAGAAACCTTGGAGAGCAGTGTTACCTAAGCCACTACGGCCCTCTGGACAGCATGGAGACGGTCACCATGATGGACATGATAAAG GAGTTCATCGTGGAGAAAGCAGACCTGGAGAGAAGAGCCACGAgactcacagacagcagcgctgCCACAGCCAAGAAAAACCCTTCCGGAAGAATCCAGCTGAAGAGCCGCAGCAGCAGATCCACTGCCAGGAAGACGCCGCAGTAG